The DNA region agaaataattgttttccctcactgctcgtctgtgtaaattggccttaatggGGATTTCCTAAACCAgggattatactgtatataatgtaaCTTTACCAACAATATGGATTTTTTATATGAAAGTATAGTAGCTGATATTTTCCGTCAAATAAATGTTGTTCCTTCTTTGTATAGTTGAAGATCCATCTGACAACTTTGTGCGGTTGAGAGACTATGTTGATTGTAAGGTTTGTATGAATCTACCGTCATTCCAGGCTGATGTGATACACAAGGGATTCACACACACTATGGAAAATGAAGCGCTGGAAAAATCAAAAATTCACAAGGTATTGTTAATGCATTCACGTAAAGTAGATTAACAGAACACCCTCATGTTAATAGGTATATACTTGCAGAACATGCCTtttgattttcaggaaaattgCTATTGGTTAcgtcacaaaagcttattatATTGAAATCTGACTTACATGCATCTTCCAGATgagatattatataaataatgaatgtttatgagtgtaatggtacaaataatggcatgaggtgaaatataacctttggtATGCTATAGCATACCAAATAGTACACTCTCTGTATTGTTTTAACATTGACCGAAATATCAACTATGGAGCCCTTTCTCCGAATATAGTATTCCctgattttgatattttgcCAATACAAGTACTTTTCATTCaaatattgatttttgtttttttccccAGAAACAAGTTCGTAGAGTATATGAAATATTACGGTTACGTGCTACCGACATGAGCGATGCCGAGGCTGTGAAAGCGTATAGGATAGAGGTCAAACAAAGGCTGAATATTCCATTCCAGGTATTGTAAAAATTTGTTTGCAAAtttaataataccacatttatatagtgCTCGAAGGCGCTTTACAGCATGACTTTTgacttaataatataatagttcattcttatatagcgcatataagcaagctttccaagcgctgaacattattaccccagtcatttttttggatcaaacacgtatacacctgggtggagagaggcaaatgtaagtaaagtgtcttgcttAAGGATACAAACAATGCaacgagagttggattcgaaccacgatTAGTAATCCAGCGTCCAACACACTGCCCCACACGCCCTCATATAATCGTTATTGATTTTTATCTTGCTCACAATTAGGGAGAATGTTCAACCCATGTTTTCAAGGACATGAAGTGACCTGCAGcctacaccaattattattaattttttgaaatGTTTCTCTTTTATTCTAACATTCAGAAACAGAAAAATGAGCTTGAAAAGCTGAAGAAAGTTCTAAAACCCGAAGAACTTGCTGCAGCAATGCAGGCTGTTGATACAAATGAGAGATTTAAAATGTTAGAGAAATGGTACCAGGAACATATAGATGCTTACATGAGAGTCATAGGCAAACTCTCATCTTAGTAAAGGCACTTAGTGAAAATAGATGCTTACAGGACAGTCATAGAATACTTTATCATAGTTGAAGCAGGGAAAagtaactcttccctggttgaAGTTACTCAGTGAAACTTGTGTAACTATTATATCAAAGATAAAAGGAATCATTTCTTTAAACATCATCTGTTGTCATATATTGAAGTGTGTAAAGAACATTTCGCTATAGTGTAAAACTCGAAAAAGAAGCTCATCTCAAAAACAAGTCTTCACCATGGTTTGCagatgtaatactgtattaacaaaTGTATGTTGTATGAAATGACAAAGGAATTGTGGGATAAATCTGGCATTTACTTGTTAGATATGAGATGCCATCATCTTATTATATTTGTCCTCTTTGAGGTGTTTACAGCAATGgtatttatactgtacaatatgtATTTTTCTTATCGTTCATAATAAAACCATGATTTCCATATGATCAGACagtctaataaataaatattgaaatgcGATTATTAAATGATTGTGTAAATACTTTACTTGTTTTTCATTATTCAGAGAATCAGGCCATCATTGACTGgttttgtatatttaattgAGACAGTAATTAAATgcacaaatatttatcttttatattattattatattaatgtacATCAATATTGAAAACATCACGgtccagtatatatatatttttttaaatttattcttgAATTGAAGCACTGGGTTCCATAGCTGTCCTGCTCTCGTAAAATCAGTCGTACTTATTGCAGGCCATGAATCAGGTGGGAGTATCCTTTACCGCATTATACGTAGTTCGTCTATTTCACCCTAATCGAGGACAGGCGTCATCCGCGATGACGACAGCGCCTTCAACCTGTATGAAAACCAGCAAATCAAGTTTAATTATTagaaatgttaaatgtaattcaACTATAATTAGCAATACATGACTGTCCTCAGCTCTCATAATCATTGGTCACAGACATATTACAAGCAGTAAAGATTTGGATGAAATGAAGAATGAAAGATGAAAAATGAAATGTATATAAATGATGATAAATGAAGATGAAGCTTGAATGAAATCTCAACTTCTGCAATACATTAGTCTCAGATTCTTGTTCACATCATTGGACAGTAAGTATATTTAACTGCTTTATTATAATGGCATGAATAAGGAGGGAATATCAAACAAATTCTAAACACCTTGATTGACTTGGTAGCCTCAAGTCTATAGCATATCATTTGTACTTAGTCGACCCACTTCACCCCAAAGCGGGGACAAGCTTCATCCTGGACGACTCAAGAGCGCCAGCAACCTGTATGAAAACAAGCAAACAagtttaattagcataaatGGTAAATTTAATGAAActataaatagttttaattagtattaataaataattttaaatacatgACTGTCCTCAGCTCTCATAATCATTGGTCACAGACATATTACAAGCAGTAAAGATTTGGATGAAATGAAGAATGAATGatgaaaaatgaaatgtttaataatgatgataaatgaAGATGGAGCTTGAATGAAATCTAAACTTCTGCAATACATTAGTCTCAGATTCTTTTTTACATCATTGGACATTTGCATAAaaccaatttctttttttttcaagtaaaatataaattgtaaataattataacaatacataattttgttaaaaatattaGTATGTTATTAAATCAACTTAcagataattattttcttttcctGCAAGCATTATAGTTGGTTCTAGAGCACTGGTACTCAATCACACTGAAGTCCATAGcactgtaaaaagaaaaaatataataacatacagtactagGCATTGTTTTCCTGTGTAATATTCTATTGAAAAACTATACAAAaggtttttatattaacatttaCACTATGTAACTTAATACTAGGTAGGTATATATTGACATAAAAGAACACGGCTCATCACCGTGGAAACGGACTGATCGCTGGGTAATGCCCAGAATTCCACTCGCAGACAGTTTGAATTGCAATACTTGAGCACTCTCTGACGATCGTTCTTAAACGGGCTAACACCAGGGGTCCTGGAATGCCCTTCGGTAATGAATCCAATCAAAACAACTCGACAACTAATTAAGAGTGTATGCTGCATTTGGACAGatacttaatttttaaaagGCAGTTGGGATTGGACTGTTGAACAAGAACTTTCTCCAATAATTTATTAGAATTAGCCAACAATCATGATGTGCCTTGGAAAGGTaggtttaattaatattcaaaatctaaagagTAAAATGTAACAGCAATAAATATGGAAATTTACTGGCCTGGGGATGAATTAGGATGcaaaaaagttaaattattaaacCAAACTGCTACTTTACTTCAtcaattactactactactaggaaCTTATAGTACTCCTAGTCTATAACCAACCATATGGACTGAAGTTTACCTCCATCCATGTACTAGTATCTAAACTAGGCTTAGGCTAAACCTACAGCTAGTTAGGGTACCGAGTATGGTATGGGCCTACAACCTATATACATTATAATCgaaaattttaaaagaaaaatcaattttaaaaagtttttattttaaatagccTAGGCCtgtctagctagctagctaggctagcctaggcctaaatattatttattcaaaagacaaattaaaatgttaattgcaTTACAAATCCGGTGGAATGTGaagatatgtaggcctatacaacaaaaataaaacgtGTTAGACGATATTATTGGTTCCCAAtgttaagctaggcctagatccCCAACCCTCACGATGTCCGTACAAACTAGGCTAAAGGACAGCTGAAATGCCGTTGGGCCTACTCGGACTGAGTGAGTGAGACTCTGCAGGCCTAAGAATTCATCAACAAAATAAACGTGTTTTTGATCGACTGATTAGGACCACAATACATGACAAACAACAAGAGGAGACATTGAAAATGTGTCACTTATATAACAGAACTCTCACCCAGGGGAcaactgtatttaaataaaagtatttgaACAATTTGGAAAATGTTCACGCTTCTTCTTGTCTCTCCAAACGCCGCCATGTTTGTTACTCAAATGTGTAAAATTACTCTGGACGACGGCGTAATATCATTCCGCATTTACAATTTATACAATAATGTGTGCATTAATAAACGtcaaatttacaaatatacttttataaatttttaaaaaattatataaacggatttataatgtaataaaatatctTTACTCAGAATAATGAATTCTATTTTATTTCGAATACACATACACAAATCGTTGTGACGCGTACTTCCTATACACACTCCCCAAAACATTGGATTGTTAAATACCGTCTGCTGtcagtttatttttctttaattttctctttctttcaATTCTATAAATATGTCTAAATCTGTAAAGAAACAAGTTGATGAAGCACAGAATCATAAAAGCCCCGAGTTGGACCTGTCAGATAAAAGTATCAGCAAAATATTGGACATTCCATCTCTTTGTAAGTTactatttttattgatattgctAACTTGACTATCTTATTCTTATGTTTGCTTGCCTGAAATGTGCCTGAAAATAGGCCTAGAATACTGTTTAGGCCTAGATAATCATTGATAATGATATAGTTCCACCAGGGAGTTACAAATTCCATGGACCACccatttacataataataaatattcactTCTTGTctatactgtaaattaaatatcaaagttaattactttattttgtttgttttttctttcagtttCATTGGCAGACCATTTGACAAAACTAACTTTGAGTCACAACAAGATAGAAAGTAAGTTGGCAACAAAACAGACAAACATCCAACAAGAAAGGTTAAAATCACAACACTTACTAAGGAATAATAGGCTAATCTACCAATGAATAAACAATCTATATCGCAAATAGCGTGCACAACGCATGGTGGGAAcgatttgggagcaaacgtcacatTGTTGTCGTGACAATTGCTCTCAAACCCTTCCCATCTTgtgaaatcaagctatttgcgataaaccatACTCTACTACTATAACAAAATTtccacaaacaaataaaaatcatgaaaaaaaagtttaattattaattattttgatcatattaataacttataattaaatttaattaggcaACTCATATAAATACAGTTTGTCCTTCCTGTCGTCCTTGTCGTGTTTGTATCGTCGTACATGTCCGTCCCTGTCTGTCAGTAGCGTACCTTCActttgcttattattattatttttaactttttaattctTTCTGGTGGATCCAGGCTTAAAGCCCCTTGGGGTTTAAATGGTATTCTCCAGGCATAATGCAACTATTTTTTACTTAATTTCCAACCACTtgtatcttttatattttgtatatgtttgcattatgtgaataaatttgaacttgaacttgaagtGTGAAAATCAGCCAATGAGAATTACTGTAAATGATGAAAACATACTGTAATTGTATTTTAGAATCCATAACATTTGTTATTCATACTGTAGTTAACattttcaactttttttttaacaagGCGTTCCTGCAGCAATCGTAGAACTTCACAAATTGGAAGTCTTAAACTTATTCAACAATCACATCGAAGAGTTACCAAGCAACTTCAGCTCGATGCAAAATTTGAAAAGACTCAATCTAGGGTAAAGTTAAAGCCAATGCCCcaaaaaataattcttcaaaTTTATCTACTTCCttccagggccgtagccagcatATCGTCTGAATTTCAATTTTCACCACCCACCCCAATTCCCCAGCAGagatcgtcatattttatattgataatTAAGCATCTTGCCTCATCTGCTTTTAACTCTCGCTACGGCCTTGCCTTCCTTCCATTGACTAATTCCAATGTACTACTAcacatttaacataaaacaTTTCCTTACATAATGGACTACtgcattattaatttttttattttcaatgtttttttcagGATGAATCGATTGTATCAGCTCCCTCGTGGGTTTGGTGCTTTTCCAAAGCTAGAAGTTCTTGATTTAACGTACAATAACCTGAGTGAAAACAGTTTAAGTAAAAACTTTTTTCTTTTAGGTGAGTGACTCAAATTCATTCTTTAAacattgcattttttgttttgaataaGTATATTTGGGATTTGAATAGTTTGAGGAGCTAAAACCAGACCAATCAAATAAACCATATCTGTAATACGCCAGGGAAGAGCTCTTCTGTGGcgttttaatattattgtgtaTGTTTGTGATTTGTGATTATATGTGCCAGAATTGCTTGATGATGAGTGCTTTATAAACTTGATAAAATGTCATGTGTTATTCAAAATTGGTTACCTTTTTACAGGTACGTTACGCTCTTTATACATCAGTGATAATGATTTTGAGGTTATTCCAGAAGGGATTGGCAAGCTGACAAATTTAAAACAGGTAAAAATTCttgaaataatataatgtaattatttttacaaattaatttttatatgtatatgcaattaactcgccaattacaggacagataaactatttaataatttatcatgcttataaactaaatcTCATTTGAgacttagggagtggagttgaaagagttgtacaaccctggcactaggtcaggattgaaccccggaccttggCATTGGAAGCCAACACTACTATTTTCATCAATCTGTAattagtttgttatttattttattattttagattaattactaatatatatatatatatatatactgattattgtattaaatagtTTGCAATCCGAGACAATGATCTTATATCCCTCCCGGAAGAAATTGGTGAACTATCATATTTACGAGAACTTCACATTCAAGGAAACAGACTAACAGTTTTACCGCCAGAGCTTGGTAAGaatgttatttgtttatttgagaatttatatttattaacatGAATATTTCTTATATGACCCTCTCCTCCACATGATtacttcattgtatttattatcctgtatgttattgtgtattgtggaaataaattaaattgaaatacacacaagaaataaagtcacCAGAAATAGTGCCTAGAGTCCTCATTCACATAATGCTATCCCTCATATAGTACAACCATATTATGGGAACatccctaaagctctgtctacactatcaaactgtgatgtgtccatatatggacatgatgatgtcatatcactaccatatttggccatatcactaccatatttggccatatcactaccatatttggccatatctctaccatatttgggcacatcaaaccagtttgatagtgtagatagagcatTACAAAGTGTCCTTTTGTCCTCTTGTTCTACGTATTCTTATTtcgtaatattatatattatttatgatatttttatcCTATAGGTAAACTTGACCTGTACACTGGTCAGACTGTATTCAGGGCAGACAACAACCCATGGGTGCCTCCAATTAACGATCAATTTCAAGTTGGAATATCACATGTTTTTGAATACATCAGATCAGACACCTACAAATAGTaagttaaaaaattattttatacttaTTGTACTACAGTATGAAATGGATAGATGACCAACATTAAaacctatataataatataatataatgtgacatttatatagcgctatttTGTAAAGATCAGAGcgttttaaatgtttgttgattattaaaattattctagACTCTGAACAGGAAAAAGGCTAACCAAAGACAATCCGTtaatgacaataaaaaaaataaaacaacaaagatgATTCAAATACCACCGCACTGTTCCCCTGCAATTTAAGGCGCAAGGCCCGCCTGGACAGTATTCACCTACTTCGTACCATTACAATTATATTGTTGTATCTTACAGTTTATATGGCAGGCACATGCAGGCAGGTGCCGCTCCACCTCCAAAGAAGGCTAACAAAAGTAAAAAGATCTGCAAAAGAGAAATTTGGGCCAAGAAGTGAGAACACCATCTAAGGTAAGTGTTGATTTAAATTATTcttgtttcaataattgttttgtttgatcattccttttaaaatttgtttctgTTGatagttaattaataataataataataataatgtttttgtttcacTTTGCAAGTTTATACTAATTCAAGCTAAAGAAAACTTAGTTTACTGAAATGATTTTATTGcgtaatataaaacaaataataaatttaggaaAATAAACCATGTTTTCTTTCTTACCTTCCCTGCTACCTGAACAATGCAAGATTTGACTTATACCATTTATTTATTGGTTCAACTTTAAAATGAAGAAGCTATCTcacacaaaaaatatacaaaatagttACATtacatatataaatccaaaggcaaattactactgaaaaatgtcaatgctgtgggtatcagtggctgtatTTCAAATGGcgaatatacaaataaaaaaagcagaaatgtaaaaaaaattaaaatgatatttaagTAAAACAGCAAAAAACAGGGTTCCTTCCAAGGTTTTGGATATTAGTTAATCAGGTATATGAGATACGATACAAAAACTTCACAATTGCAATAATGCAACAAATTCTACAGACATAAAGAATAATATTGCAAGGaataaagttataataatgtGTGGAAATGTTTTTCAATGTTTCTGGTGCATGTGCATGTGTTTCCCTCTACATCAGCTGCAGGTTTAGTTATTAGAGTTACCCTCTTAAAGTTGAAATGAATGTGCCTTAATTATCCATCacgttttatttttcaataattttggtTAATATCTCGGTTTTTATTCACTTTTTCCGACAGACATTGTGTTTGTGTAAGACTGTGTGAGTCGGTATTGTGGAATAGCACCATTCTGTTTCTGCTATTCAAGGGCATGCACTGATTGGGCATGGGGAAATGGAACTAGTAAAGTTATTTAGAAAAGCTAAACGAATAACACATCGTAAGCACGTTTTTACTGAATGATAGAGGGCAGAATTGAAGGCTTCTGTTTATGAGATGTTCGTATATGCTTTGCAGATCTTATGGTCGCTTGTTTTGGAAGCTGTTTTGCCAGATGTGGTACTCTTCTGTACCCCATGTATCCCCTTCCCACACCATGTCCTGGATTcttttatactgtacattgtcgCCATAGTACTACTCTAGTACTATGTTAAATCACATCCAACTGCCATCTAATAGCCTACAAACAGTAATGAGGTTTATCACaatgaaataaagaatattcCATTGTGTTTTAGTATTGTGCaaatagataataaattattatattgtttcatAAGATACTGTGCTGTGTGGAGGTTGACTGGGTCATTTTCTGAACTCAGCCTTGATTCCTCCCATCTTGATTTCAACCAACCAGTAAAAAGCTGGTTGTTCTTTTAGCATTATTGTCCTTGCATGTTCTCACCCATTCTTAGATCACTAGCTGATTTATCTAAGTGATATGCTTTTTTTCTTACTGCATATCATAGTTTATGACAATTAGTTATTGAATCATTactagtttttaaaattatactaTATAGCGCCCTCTTGTGGTAATATTAATCTTGCCAAAACATTCTATTGGTATCATATTGCAATATTTGAGGCATGCCCCAAATGTCGTCTATTGAAAATACTTGCATGGGTACGCCCTTAAAGTATTACTTCCATCAAATGTCTTAACCCTGTAAAAATGTTTATCATAAGAAGTGTGTAGGAACCGCGATGTCAAATCTAAAACATGTCCATTAAAGTACTCGCAATTCAAAATTATGAATACTtggaccatggagaaataagttaacttatttctccattcTGGACATAACATGTCTGTGTTCTTGCTATTTAAGGCATTGTATAAATTCTACGGAAAaaaatgtgacaaaaatattaaacataatactgtaataacataATAGTATATGTTAAGAAAAAATTTACCTTGGTGCGTAaagtcttaatttataataagctttttgctttttaatgttgtttatacAAAACTGATTGTGCTTTCTGAAGGAGTTGTGCTGAGTGTATTCCCTGCTCACACACAAAAACAAGGCTGACAATAATCCGTAATAGTTTTCTCTAAGACCTACTAAGCCCGCttatttgaattaattatttacacAAATAATTAGAATGAATttgataacaattttaaaacgaCCTTCTGGTGCTAATCAAATATTTGTTCTTGTTTGTAAAAAAGAAATAGCTTtgatacatttatatataataacttTTATAAGTAGATTTAACTAATGTGAttagaatgtgtttttaatttatcaatttaaaccaatataaaataatgtagcataattgtgtaaaaataaattaactttttaatagtaaaacatgattttacagattattattgttattatatttattcttattctttattgccaaaaaaacattaaaaaaacaaccaacTACAAAGTAAGTGTCATGAAACACAAAGGGAACTAAATCCCTATGACAAGAGCCTGTGAATCCTCTTACCAAGTAGCACATAGAGATAATATAtagtatcaataaaatatatcagaaaatatcaacgaaaaaatgttaaaatcacTCATAAATACACAAAAACTAGCAGCACCACTTGCAACAATGCATAAACACTTTATTTTCCAGAACAAGTTAAATGCATTTACATTTTCCAGTTACTATTTTACCCATCCACTTACTGTCTAGtagctgccagccaatgggtttttggttgaatttaaccatttattttgtcattttataagcgAAAACATCatttgattaactttattaaaactacaaaataacctattcaaattctgatttaattaattttttttaaataatttttcatgtttgtgGGGTTCTTTAAgcggacacctctattaagtgTTCCCTGTATAGGGTTTCTAATGTAGTCTCAATAAAAAAACCGCCAAAGTTTCTCCTAAATAACTACTTGCGTGAAAATGTCTTTTTAGTATATCATAATCATATCATaagagttaaatttaatttttttattaactcttccctgatcatAAAATGATACCACATTTTTATAGCGCCCTTTCCATGAGTAATCATTCTCAAATGCGCTTTACATTTTcccccataatgcagctagtaatcagcacaaagttgtgtcttgatatAACCAGGTAACCAGGTTAAAATGTAAGTGAAGTgtctaaggatacaagcaatgcggcgagagttggatttgaACCACGACCTTACGATCGGTAACCCAGCATCCAACACACTGCGTCACACGCCCTTACAATTATATTTACACATTAACTCATTACACATTTTGCAGTAGTTTCAATA from Antedon mediterranea chromosome 2, ecAntMedi1.1, whole genome shotgun sequence includes:
- the LOC140039912 gene encoding ras suppressor protein 1-like, with product MSKSVKKQVDEAQNHKSPELDLSDKSISKILDIPSLFSLADHLTKLTLSHNKIESVPAAIVELHKLEVLNLFNNHIEELPSNFSSMQNLKRLNLGMNRLYQLPRGFGAFPKLEVLDLTYNNLSENSLSKNFFLLGTLRSLYISDNDFEVIPEGIGKLTNLKQFAIRDNDLISLPEEIGELSYLRELHIQGNRLTVLPPELGKLDLYTGQTVFRADNNPWVPPINDQFQVGISHVFEYIRSDTYKYLYGRHMQAGAAPPPKKANKSKKICKREIWAKK